GCTATATAACAAAAGCGAACCATCTATCAATCATTCGAAGACAAGAACAAATGACAATTTACTTTTACCAAACGTCCTGATGCATTCGCCGATTCAAATTACAACGTTGCGTAGCCTGGCGCACTAGATATACAGCTTGCACGACACGACAACAAAGTTGATTATGTACTGTTATGTACTAGCTTCCTTTCCTTGAATTTTGAAATTTGAACAAGTATCGAAACACCATTCGGTTCGATAGGTCGTTCGATCGTCCTGCATTCACGTGACTGCTCCGAGCCTGCGCAGAACGTGTTTTCGTGTGTTTTCGTGTGAGGTTATTCGAGTCGTTCGGCAGAGAGGTATGTTCTgcttgtttaaaaatttttatgattttGCAAAAGACAGTTTAATTTCACGTGAGTGTTCAACAGGTTTTAATGTTTGTTGATGAGTAATAATGAGGTTATGCCAGAATTGTATTCCTCGACATCGATAGTTTGTATTTCAAACATAACCTAGAGTCGCGCAGTGTTAAGAAttgcaaataatttaataaaaaaagtgTTAAGCaatttttaaggtaaaatacttTTCAATGGTTAGTAAACAGCTACTTGTGTTTTGTATTTCAGAATGAACGTGACTCCGCTTTTCCGAACAACACTGACTTCCCTAACCATTCGCAGAAATCTTAATTGCTGGACGGCAGCAGTAACGAAGAAACGTAGAAAACTGTACACAAGAACTTATCCTACACATCTCGTTCACCCGGATGGCAGTAGCATCATTATAGATTATCATGTACCAAGGCAAATCATCACGCTTCCTCTTGATGTCAATGTTCTCACCGAGAAAGACCGTCAAGAGAGGATATTAGCTCGTAGGAAAATCAGTAAAGTAGTAATTCAAGAGGAGGAAGAGGTTGACTTTGACGAAACCAAGTATTTTAAGATGAAAAAGGCATAATGTTCGTCGAGATTTTATAGTCatttgtaattaatttataaaaggaAGCCTTTCATTTTGTATTCTAATTAAAAGAAGATCCATGCGCCGTATTTCACATTGTATAAGGAATGAGGATATCTGTAAGTTACGTAACTAATCATTCATTCAACATTTTCACTTCTTCATCACATTTAAAACATCATCAATAGGACAAGAAACATTATTGTAAGCTTGAATGCTTTTCAATAAAACTATAGTCAAATTATTTTGTAACTACTGTCGAATTTTGTTTATGTAAGTGTAATATACAATGAAACAGTTGAAGCGAGTGCGTCTTCCTATTGTGGAAATATATACACGATTGCTCTGGCTG
This genomic stretch from Lasioglossum baleicum chromosome 4, iyLasBale1, whole genome shotgun sequence harbors:
- the Mrpl55 gene encoding mitochondrial ribosomal protein L55; protein product: MNVTPLFRTTLTSLTIRRNLNCWTAAVTKKRRKLYTRTYPTHLVHPDGSSIIIDYHVPRQIITLPLDVNVLTEKDRQERILARRKISKVVIQEEEEVDFDETKYFKMKKA